GCTATACATAGGTTACTAGTTTGAAGCCACAGCTTCAGAAATTCTGTAGGGCTAGAATAGTGCAGAAACACTACAACTCTCCAGTCCACATGTTTATAAAAGTATTTGAtttaatgcattcattattGTGTCAACATGTGTCTGAGAAACATTGAAAGAgataacaaaatacaacaaataaagtaaaaaaaaaaaaaaaaaaaagactagatCATAATCATAATGTTGTGCGGAAAAGGCACAAATTGGTGAATAAAAAATTatcagaatgcaggaaaataaatgttttgtgctTAAATTCTTTCGGGGAGACCGCAAGAGGCAGTTTTcacataaaagttgaaaaaataagaatCGTCTGAGAGAATCATTATCTCAATTCTCAGGCAGAAaaattttaatttatattttagcaGCCCTAGTCACTACCACTAACAGTATCATAGTGTGGCTCCAGAGATCTGACCAGTGGGACCACAGGCGACAGAGCCACTGGCACCCTGCCCTGCTGCTGACTCAGGATAAGCCCACAGCTCTCAGCCCCCTAGCAGAATGCAGCAGTGCGAGTCCTGAAGCCAGATCGCTGAGAATGCAGTACGCAAATATCCCCAAGCCCTGATTATTCCCATCAGAGCACTGAACACATGCTGCATTAACAAAATACAATGCACACGCTACATTTACATATTAAGACTGATTAATAGCTTGCAAAAGCGCAAGGTTTGTTCGGAGCTTTAGCTATCTTTATCTACTGTGCATTCAGGTCACTCAAAAGTATGCGACACATTAATTATGGCCAGcttcaacacaataaaaagcTTGTTGATGATTGCTGTGACACCATCCATCTGACCAAATGTGCTGCCAACAATTTCAGCACCAGCCGGGTGTATAAATGAAGCCAGTTATtcaagaatgaaaaaaataataatttagctATAACTGACAGTAGGGCTGGACCCTCTTATTATTTTCAATACTGCTTTACTTAACCCCCACCAACTTTTACCACACACTGGGTCTCACCTTCTGTTAGTGGCTTTGACAGGCACAGAGCAAATAAATGTGTGGCTTGCAGTTGTATTACTTTTGCTTTACATTGTCAACCTCTTCTAACAATGTTCATAGTTATGTTTCATCTACACTTTTGTGTAAGCCAACGCTCAGAGCCTTGAGCTTGTTGAAACTCTCACTTCACTGTGTGCGCACATCCGCTCTGTTAACAGTCTGTATATGTGGCCATAGCATTGAAGAGCACCGGGATGAAATGCTGCTTATAGCATGAATAGAGCACAACATTGATTCATCCTACAGTTCCTTTCCCTTGAAATTGATTTATGTTTAATGGATAAAATGTCTTGTTTCCTCAATGCACACTCCATGATCCACAGATATCACTAGTTCACAATCAAACAAGACTGAACGACTACAACTGACAAAAAGAGAGCAGCAGATCTGAACGCCTTACTAAAAATGAACAGCAatgataaaataacaaaactgaTTGATTCATCCACAAAGTGAAGCAGCTGGAAATTGTagattttacaaacaaaaaaacttgactTACATGTTGTTCCAACCACAGCCTTGTCCTTTCCTTCCAGCAGGTCCCAGAGGTGCACAGATGCTTCTTCATACTGGTCAGCCAACCTACAAGTATAGAAATAAGTGAATGGATTCCTTTGTTCAGAGGTAGAGACGCATAAGAACTGTTGTTGCATGTGAAATGTATTCCTATATTGCTGCTTTAGACCAACCTGACGTTTTGGTCACGGTCTGGCCCCACTAACTTGTAGAACTCATCAAAAGCTCTGAGGTCTGCATCTGTCAGCAGGGGTGTCCCCCCGACTCCCTGCTTCAGGTCCTGCCGTACAGTTTCGTCACCCAGCCGGTCCAAGAGGAACTGCAGCTCCAGAACCGTCTTCAGCCGCCTCTGTTCTGCCTCCTCCCGCTGCAGCTGCTCCCGCCGCGCAGACTTTTTCACCACTTTCTGGATCTAAcaattatacaaataaaaaagattacATTAGGTTACATTCAGAAAATCTCTGAGagaaccttttttaaaaacagaattgtTCTTACGTCTTGTCCCATAGCAATAAACGTTTTGTGCAACTCTCGAGCAAATTCCAAGTTATACGTGATTTCCTGGTATTTGGCAAGGGCCTCCTAAAAATATGTAGGAAAGAGAGAAATTTCACACATTGCAGGGTTGTGAATTTTGTCAGAAATACAGGTTTACTTCTTTTAGTGTACAAAATTACCCACCAACTGGTCCTGATTGAGACGCTCCCCGCTGTTCTTTCTGACTTGATAATCATCCAGTTTGCTCTGCAAAAATTTAAAATAGCAATTTTATAATTATCGCCTGTGTTATAATACCTTTTATTTAACACAACAGGAATGCAGCTACATGCCATTActcaccttcttcttctccatgtTACGGGCCTTCTTGTCAATGACACCCAGCACTTGTTTTAAGACTTCAGACTGTCCACCGAGTGAACAACTGCCCACTGACCCTGGAGCGGATCCCACATCTGGGCTGACAGACTGCATTGTCCCATTTGCATTCATCACTGAGGGCATCTGCAAATGAAAGTGATTATGTGGCATTAAAGAGATGCTTTGATCAATAACATGTATACATTGACCAGAAGGATTATCTGGAAATGCTGTTCATTAACCTTATGTGAAACCTTTCAAAACTATTTAACAGGCAATGCTTGCTGTTTGATGAACAGCACAGAGTGACAGTCTGGTGCAGTATCAGTACAAATAGGTTCTTTACGTCATTGTCATCCCAGATTACATTACATACAGCCATGGCAGGTCCCACGTCCCAGATTTTAGTGGCATAACATTCCTTGACCTTATGATACCTTTCATAATACAAATTCGCCTGAATATCCTAATGGGATAAAAAGATGTGTAAACAATTGTATTAGGTACTATTACTCGTCTAAACCCAGAAGTGTATGGTTATTtcaatatatacatatatactctgtacaacagctcacctcatgccagcagagaactgtcatcatgataatatctgtctctgcatactgtaatctgttctaaacatgttaaatttacaaattatccctgcactcatgttcacttcatttgtctgtctactcgcctttatattgtatagtttctgcttattatatgtctacactcatgcactttaacttatgtcaatactgtccatttacaactctgtttttgcacatttacattcaatcttccatatttaatcttcctatttaagactagtaatgcttaattaaatcctggttgtatatattcacattcttatttttgatatcttttagtatttatttactttgtagttaatattatattgtgtttaaatttgctaacattgtgttttttttactcattgcgtgtttggataacctgctgctgtaacgccacaatttcccagtttggcatcaataaagtaattctattatattctataaTATATCACAGATCCCAAGCAAAccacaaaatataaacaatatattaAAGTGATGTATAAAGTTTGAATATAGCTTCGTTATAAAGTTATGCAGTAAAGCTTCAGCAGCATCTCCATGTAATTAAACCACTTCACCACAGAAACAAGCTGCAGAGGATGAGCTGATATTACTGTTAACATTTACTCTGTAACTACATAGCTGTGTGTTCGTCCGCCGGTTCTGTGAGCCCTGGTGTCCGGAGCGGTGTGGGTCAGCTCGCCGGGTAAATCGGCCTTGGTCGGTGCTAACGTAGCATTAGCTACAGCGACGCGTGCTAACCAGCAGCCGGCCGGGGGGGGGAGCCTCATTTCGGCGGTGGCACAACTCCCGATTCACCCACCTTAATGTTTTTATATCCACAGGAGGAGCTTCCTAGCGATATGTACGAAACGGCCacgttgttattgttgttgtgttgctttaTATTCTCTTTCACTCTTAAGTGTGGGATCCGCCCCGCCGGCCTCACCGACAACTGAGACGGTCCGAAAGAAGGAGAAACTCTTTATAAAGGCGAAGGTCCGTTTTTAGCTGCCGTAGATATCGCCTGCGGAAATAAAATGCACAATCAAAACCTTAGTGGAGTGTATCTCCGTTAAAAACAAGATTTGCATATTCAAAACCAATAAGTTAATGTAAATGTAGAATAACtggtaaaacacattttatttaatcatcATCCATTAGCTACTTCTGGTCAGGCAAAAAGATTACAGTCGCTTGGTGGAAAATCTGCACAATCATTAGCTTTGATTAGGCTATCCAAACTGTATCCCCGTCCAAGACGCTGCtgtccaatcacagcacagcCTCTCTGTACAACCCAGTAGTCGTAATgttacaatattataccatctTTTGAACAAGGTTTCAAGTTCAACCTCAGCATGACTCTGGCTGAAAAAGACCTAAACAAGTTAAAATTGCATGTTAAAGTTCAAAAAgtaagtaataaaaaaaattaaaaaccagaaacagaaactaaaagaTGGAATTGTTAAAGAGATTGAGGTCTGCACTGAAAGTGAAAGTTGGAAATAATTGGGGTCACTATAGTAATTTTAGTCCCTGTTAGATTACTATTGTGTTTTAAAGATAACTCAGAGATGTTTCAACATCTTTGAATACAACTTGGCTTTCAAATTTTGCATTTCGGAGGATAACACAATTTATAACACAAATATTAACAAGTgcaaaaaaatagtttatttagtttaaatgTGCACAGAGGTTATTGCCCAATATGTAACAGCATTTGAGGATAAGGGCACTTTTCTTGCTTTGTTTGTCTGCATTATAAAGTAAAGTGTACATAAAGACCAACACACTCTGCAGTACACTTGACAAGCAAGAGACAAACTACATTCACAACATTGAGATTTACTTAAATATAAGCTAATGGGCCAAGCAGACAGACACTTAAGTAAACTGAACAAAACTTGTTCCAGAGATCATGACAATGCTGCATCAGCCTTCAGGCCAAAAGAGATGTTTTGGTTAATTACACCAGTAGGTGGCAGTAAAACTCAGCACTAAGAACAACCACACACAGAGAAGGTAAAACCTCTGGCTGGGGAGAAGAATCATTTATGTGTAGGTTTAATTGTTCAttcctatatattttttaacaaattaaaaataataattaacacaaacacagcaaatgCATACAAACTGCATCAACGCTGAAAATTGATTCAACCAAAgcaaatataaacaaaatgttttaattttctagcttctttttttttactttaggaAAGCTGAATCGGGGCGCCAATAGCCTAGGGGTTAGTGTGCGTGCCTCATGTaaagaggctgaagtcctccaaagtgggtggcccgggttcaaatcagacctgcgcctcctttcctgcatgtcactccccactctctctctctccctgatttctgactctatccactgtcctctctctgtaaTAAAGACACCAAAAGCCCAAATatataaaaacctgaaaaaaaagggaaagcttaaatgttgtttcttgtgtttctacTTCACCTTTGAGCATTTAACCACAGAGTAAAAGTGACCAGAAGACTGTGAAACcagctttcttttgttttgccaAATACAGGAAGCAGTTAACATGGCTGCACAGTTTTTTGATTGCACTGTTCCactgaaagtgttttctttcaggGATAATACTGATTATGGAAGAATTCCCAGGATAAGTGCAGCTCCCTTTCAATGAGTGAGTCATTTCCGCAGCCTGCTGTGTTTCAATCGAACAACAACACAGTTCACCAGCCATGTTCACAAAGTATTTCAGGGTGGTTCCTCTTCTTACCTCTGACCTAGACaactaatacattttaattgaattgaatcttCTAATTAATACCAATTTTGTAAGCGTGTAGTGAAACATGCAACCACATTTTCTAACTGTTAGTTCAGGAGAAATGCTTTCAAACCATAGCCAATGATCACTGTACTTCAGATTACAAAGGAAGTATCTGGTTTTGCTATTCCTAATGCAGAACTCATGCTATCAAGGAGACAACAATATATCCAGGGTCCTCTTGTTTTAGGATATGGGCCTCCAGGTAGTTCAGATAGTCCATAATGTAACTATTGATGTTCTATTCCTGATATCTAAATCTCAAATGATTTAACAAGATGGTGTGATATTGCCTGTTGACCCTGTATGACCTTGCTATGTACTGCCACAGATGATCTTGTTTCTTGAATGATGACATAAAGGAATGTGAGATGATTAGTATGATCTAACTATTTGCTTTATGCTGACGCTCATTTTCCATCTGCCCTCAAACTCCACTCTGCTTTCAACTCCATAAAGCTCTCAGTACTAATCGAGCAAAACAGGAAGCTGGACATGAGTGACACCACTTCCCAAAAGGTCAACTTAACTTAACTCTTTGCTCTccaaaatcaaactgaaaagaTATTAAAGCTATAGTGGGCATAGCCTGCGATAgccctttaaaatgtttcatttaaaaatcacttgtGTCTTTtatgaatcaaattaaaaaatgaaggttTATAGCTTTTTGCTTCTGGTGACATTTGAGAGGGCTAAAGGTGCAGGTTTCAGGTTTTTACAGATGAATGACAATAAGCTGTAATGTTGTTTATGCTGGAAGCCTCGTTACACCTATCATACTGAACCATCTGGAGTCAACCTGTCTATCTCGGAGACCATGAGCGGGCTGCCATCATGCATGGGGAAGGTTGAGGGACAGGAAGTGAAtgcacaacccccccccccccccccccccccccccagaaagGCTTCATCTCTGCTCTGCATGCCAGTTGCACATCCTCTGGGATGTCTCTGTTTGCTTCACAGGAAGCAGTGAATGACTTGGTTGTCATAGCTGTCATAAATTTGCTCTTGAGCTCTTACAGGGTTGAGACATCATGGTAGCAACGTGTCTAAATTGGATTAAGCATTACTAACCTAACAGAGCCAGAACCATAAAAAGTTAGTCTCTTTTGGCGTATTCAGCAAGGAAAAAATGCCCTCACAAAAGAtaacataacatttaaaaatgattatggACATTTTGAGTGCATCATACTGGGTTCCTCTCCAGATAGATTTTGTCATGGTATCCTTGTTTTCTGAGCACTATTAGTCCAtgttaaatgtcaaacattGACAAAGAGATCCGTCAAgagtaataataaaaagaaaattctaACACAGAATTATGGGCAAACTCTTTTGGCTGAGGTGTTAGTGTCGTAGATCAAACACTCCAAATCAGCTCCAGAGAGTGTCTTGTTGTGATACTGATATTATTTGCAATCAAAGGAAGGTTAAAATTGAATATCGGGGATTAGGTTTGTGAAAGAAAGCCACCACAGCTCTTTAAATGTGCTGTTGTGCTGTATAAAGAAAAAGGCGAAAAAAAAACCGACTATGAAGGACACGAAATGAAGAGTTTTATTTCTTGCAGGCTGCTCTACTTTCTGTGAAGCTGGCACAGCACAATGCCTTTTGTCACCTCTCTGCAGGGCCTTTTTAAGCCTGGTGTTTATCCCATGAGCATATACACAGTCCAACTACTGTCCAGCCTCAGGACACATGTAGCCAGAATTTAGAGTTTAACTGCAATCTTCCTTTGGTTGCATCTGTTTGCGGAGCTGAGTGAGGCTGCTGAGTCGAGGTGCTTTATCTCTCTGCCCAGTCCAACTGCTGTGCGAGTCCCTCCCTCCTGCAGGCAGACCCGAGGCCCTGGCAGCAGATAAGAAGAAGTGGCTCTGGTTTGTTATATAAAAGGCTGCAAGGACACTAACAAAGTGGGAATATTATTGCATCCATTAatgacaacttaaaaaaaaaaaaagctccagggAAAGTTGATAGCATCTTCTGTCGTCCAACAGCTTACAAGAAAGCAGGTATATTTGATGATCCAAGAGCTCTGTATAAAAAGCGAAAACAACTCCAAGAGTCATGTTGAAAGGTATGAAATATATTAACTCTGTTGACATAAAATTTGGTTTCTTTTGCCTTAATTATAACTGTGGTAGAAATTACTGGAAAGCTATAAGAGAAATagtatttccttctttttctccaaCCCACCAAGTGCATCACTGAAATGCCTCTCACATGCTTAGGAGTCAGGACTGTAATCCATATACAACAAGGTAAAAGAGGTGATTGTGCATTACTTACATGAGTTCAATATAAGTACTTACAAATACTGACTAAAAGGCTTATTACAAATCATTAGCCTTTATTCTAGGCTTAGactcatttcaaatatttattccGTTACAAAATGAACAGAAGTAAGATTAGAAGTCTACTAACTAACCTAAagtataaaaagtaaaaagtaaatcttCACTTTACCAAGAAACAACCCTTTACAACACAAAAGTCTAAATGCAATATGTTGTTAGACCGGAATGCCTCTCCTTTTTTATCAAACAAATAAGAACCTCATAAATCACACCAGAGCTTTGTATGAGGCAAGTTAAATCACCCGCATTACTGAAAACACCGAGGGCTTAATAAACAATAATAGAGTTGTAAAAACATAATACACTTTGTATCACAATGATTTGTTTATCAAACAAAAGTGGCTTATTGCATTACAAGAAACGTAAAAGTAAATGTGAAGTCATTTCCTTTGACTTGTAGAGGAAAGGAGGTCAAAAGTAGCAGGAAGTGGTGCTCAAACTAAAAGAAGCCACCATGGCTACTAACAAAGTCATCTATTCGaagttattttaatgaatgGTCTCCTATTCATAAAATGTGAAGGTTGACTATTTGTATTGGTCTTATGAAGTCTTTCAATAGAACACATGCCCAAAGGCACTAAAGGGTGTTTCCTATTGGAAAGTGGTAAAAGGgctctttatattttttgtagCCTACATATTAGatacaacacttttaagtaatGAGGCGCACttacaatgaaaacacacaaggtcTGTCCTATTATATCACGCTCCTCTTTATCTATTGTCCGGAGGGCTCTTCGGTGAATTAAAGCACATAATGAACTCATTAGTCCCAGTCACGACCTGCCTGCACGCCTGACAGAGCAGCGTGAGCACCGTGTTTAGCTGTCGCTTTAAGACCCATTTCCCCCCATTGTCAAACAGTCGTGAGCAGGAAGAGGGAAACGaaagccgagagagagagagagagagagagagaggcagagggcgCCTGATGTATTTAAACAcgatgctcctgctgctgctgctgctgcacaacaaCATCAGCCAGCTCACTTAGAAACAAAGTGGCGCGGGGACACGGAGTAGCCGCTTTCATCCggaatatttgtgttttcatttaaaggaaGGACAGTCCTCAGAATGGCTTTACGGAGACACAGTGCATTTGACAGACATGGAGGTGTCACGGCGGGTTATTGCCTCAGGAAATGATGACAGTGTCCTCCATCGCCGCTTAGCGACTTAGCGATATTTTCTTGTCTTGCGGCCATTTCCACCAGGACTTACACCGCCTGTCAGGTTAGAAGACATAAAACCCCAAATAAGCGGCTGGAAGCGGCGTCTCGGAGGCTGTGGGAGCAGGTGCAGCAGTGTGTCCACAGGCAGCTACACAGCTGACTGTGACTCTTAAACCTTTTTATCTGGAGAGCTGGACGtcatattttaaagatgtcaacCACTATAGAGAGAAAGACACTGGAAGCAAATGAGTAAGTAGCTACTTTCTATATAGTCTATATTGACACATTATAATAGTCTCGGCCAATTATCTCACGGGCACGAGGTCAGGAGTCTCGCGCTGTTTGCCAAGAAATGTCAAGTTTATGTTAAACAgcacattgttgtgttattcGTTCAAAAAGGGGGGTTATAATGgctctttgaaaaataaatattcaccaGACAAGTTAACTGTCAAAAGTGTCTAGATTTTATAGATGTTGTAGCCTATAAGGACCTTAAACACtgtttaaaacctttaaagcaGGAGTGTACAATGGGTCAGAAATGACACAGTTGAGCTCTACATCCCAAcgaaatgtgtttgaaatcatGCACAAGAtgttatatataatatttaattcaattttaaGGTACAAAATAATCAACAAGGGTTTgggtttaaatatttttctgagTATCATACTGTTTTGTATTAAAATCTAGAAGAAGTACTGGAGGTAAATACTGATGTAAACATATGTGTGATTAGATCATTTTAACAACCTTAAAACTTACAGGAGGATATGATATGATAGAAAAGTTTGTGGTTGGGAAAGGTTTGCTTGACCAAAAGAGCAGGAAAGATTTCTCAACGTGGGTTTCAGGGAAATGTGCATTTTCACTATGAAGTAATGGGCAGTGCAAATGATTCATATTCGTTTTCATAACCTGCTTTCTGTCCTCTTCAGGGAGCCAGTGGATGAGGTCCTGCAGATGCCTCCGTCTCTGCTGACATGTGGTGGCTGTCAGCAGAGCATCGGTGACAGATTCTTCCTGAAGGCAATCGAGCAGTACTGGCACGAGGACTGCCTGAGCTGCGACCTGTGTGGCTGTCGACTTGGGGAGGTGGGCCGTCGGCTTTACTACAAACTGGGAAGAAAACTATGTCGACGAGACTACCTCAGGTTTGTTTGGTGGGGTAACTAAGGGGTGGGGTAAGAATTTCTTATTGCCCTTAACTGTAACCACTTCTTGTGATAAATCAAAGTGATGAAGATAAGTTTGATGATATTCTGTAGTTTATGATACATAACAcataatacaaatacataatgTGAATACTTTGTAAACATGTCACCAATCAAAATTCTTTGAGAACAATGGAATTCATTTGCATAAAACATATTGAagtatgcacgcacacacacacacacacacacgcacacacacacacacacacgcacacacacacacaaacacattcctgGAAATGTTTGATCCCTTGCAGGCTTATGCATGATAAGGTAATAATATAGGCTAATAGCCCTGTTAAAGACTTGTTATGTGAATTCACATGTTTATATGGTGACTGGTATATTTAGTCCTAAATAATTGTGTGTCATTACATCCTTACTAGGTTGTATTATTCAAGCATAAAGTAGAAGTATGTGTTGGTCCTATAGACAATGTACTGTACCTCTCAGTGCAATGGGGTGACACCCTGGTTTTGGAGGGTCAATGGTTAATTATTCAATGGTCCACTCAAACCGTTAATCGCTCAACTCTGATCAACGTCTGAGCGAAGATGACATTTTTCCTGTAGCAATACAGTGAAAAGTGTTAATCCCTTCACATATATCAAACAATACTCGTTAAGCAACAAAAAAGGtgcaaatttaaaaagtttgtaTTTATCTATTGTTAATTAATTTTCAAGGCCGCAGCCTCCACACTGAGAATCAATAGTTTAAAGATGTACAGAGGTTTAAAGATGTCTAACATACTCCAAAGTGTCATGTTATGCACACAGAGTGAACGTGTAGCTTCTTATACTCACTGTTTTGTTGATCTCCCCGCGTCATGCAGGCTGTTCGGTCAGGACGGTCTCTGCGCGTCCTGTGAGAAGAGGATTCGAGCGTTCGAGATGACAATGCGTGTGCGGGATAAGGTGTACCATCTGGAATGCTTCAAGTGTGCCGCCTGCCAGAAACACTTCTGCGTGGGTGACCGCTACCTCCTCATCAACTCAGACATTGTGTGCGAGCAGGACATCTTTGAGTGGACCAAactcaacaataacaacagcatGGTTTAGCAGAAAAAATCTTGTGCCCAACACGGAGGAGTGTCACCCTGCCCTTTCCCCCTGGCTTTACAGGGAATGGAACACATTTGAAGGCTTTAACTTTAGCGTCAGAGTCTGATGTGGAATCATTTGAACTTAACACGAGTGACTAAACCTCTGCATTGCTCCCTGCTTGGGACTAATGAACCTACACCAGCAATAGCACAATggaatttaagacatttttaatgaaaaaaagtttcttGTAGTTcgacactgtgacatcatctcAGCCTGGTCTAAAAAGCTTAATAAGAATTTCAGTAACCTATAATGTCATAAATCAGTATTTTTTTCTAAGAATGACCTGCAAAGAA
This genomic interval from Labrus mixtus chromosome 4, fLabMix1.1, whole genome shotgun sequence contains the following:
- the lmo2 gene encoding rhombotin-2 translates to MSTTIERKTLEANEEPVDEVLQMPPSLLTCGGCQQSIGDRFFLKAIEQYWHEDCLSCDLCGCRLGEVGRRLYYKLGRKLCRRDYLRLFGQDGLCASCEKRIRAFEMTMRVRDKVYHLECFKCAACQKHFCVGDRYLLINSDIVCEQDIFEWTKLNNNNSMV